Proteins found in one Acidimicrobiales bacterium genomic segment:
- a CDS encoding replication-associated recombination protein A, producing the protein MAPDNLFSAAAKDRLERQAPLAARLRPASLDQVVGQEQLVGKGKPLRVLVESDRLSSAIFWGPPGTGKTTLAQVIARHTAKVFEQLSAVSASVKDVRAVLASAELRLGEREQGTILFLDEVHRFNKAQQDALLPSVESGLIVLVGATTENPYFEVNAPLLSRSTLFRLERLSPEALTKLAERGLEAEDASGEPEAVAHLVDRSGGDGRQVLTSLEVAVALAADHRGDDGAIRVTVADAEAALGASLQRYGRDDHYDVISAFIKSIRGSDPQAALYWLARMLEAGEDARFIARRLVILASEDIGEADPMGLVVATAAASAVEHVGLPEAQLNLAQAAVHLATAPKSNAAAVGIWSAREAVSKGGFGEVPAHLRDAHYWGAQRLGHGKGYEYPHDDPRGWVPQQYLPDDMREAVFYRPTPHGFEQEIRTRMDNLAADDKEEDDPT; encoded by the coding sequence ATGGCACCCGACAACCTCTTCTCGGCGGCGGCGAAGGACCGTCTGGAGCGCCAGGCACCGCTCGCGGCCCGGCTGCGGCCGGCGAGCCTCGACCAGGTGGTCGGCCAGGAGCAGCTGGTGGGGAAGGGGAAGCCGCTGCGGGTGCTGGTGGAGTCCGACCGGCTGTCCAGCGCGATCTTCTGGGGGCCGCCCGGCACCGGCAAGACGACGCTCGCCCAGGTGATTGCCCGCCACACGGCGAAGGTGTTCGAGCAGCTGTCCGCGGTGTCGGCCTCGGTGAAGGACGTGCGGGCGGTGCTGGCGAGCGCCGAGCTGCGCCTCGGCGAGCGCGAGCAGGGCACGATCCTGTTCCTCGACGAGGTCCACCGCTTCAACAAGGCCCAGCAGGACGCCCTGCTCCCGTCGGTCGAGAGCGGGCTCATCGTGCTGGTGGGCGCCACCACCGAGAACCCCTACTTCGAGGTGAACGCACCGCTGCTGTCCCGGTCGACGCTGTTCCGCCTGGAGCGCCTGTCGCCCGAGGCGCTGACGAAGCTCGCGGAGCGGGGGCTGGAGGCCGAGGACGCCAGCGGCGAGCCCGAGGCCGTCGCCCACCTGGTCGACCGCTCGGGCGGCGACGGGCGTCAGGTGCTCACCAGCCTCGAAGTCGCGGTCGCCCTCGCCGCCGACCACCGGGGCGACGACGGTGCCATCCGCGTGACCGTCGCCGACGCCGAGGCCGCCTTGGGCGCGAGCCTGCAGCGCTACGGCCGCGACGACCACTACGACGTGATCTCCGCGTTCATCAAGTCGATCCGGGGCTCCGACCCGCAGGCGGCGCTCTACTGGCTGGCCCGGATGCTGGAGGCGGGGGAGGACGCCCGCTTCATCGCCCGGCGGCTGGTGATCCTGGCCAGCGAGGACATCGGCGAGGCCGACCCGATGGGCCTCGTGGTCGCCACCGCCGCAGCGAGCGCCGTCGAGCACGTCGGCCTCCCCGAGGCGCAGCTGAACCTGGCCCAGGCCGCGGTGCACCTGGCGACCGCGCCCAAGTCGAACGCCGCGGCGGTCGGCATCTGGAGCGCCCGGGAGGCCGTCAGCAAGGGCGGGTTCGGCGAGGTGCCGGCCCACCTCCGCGACGCCCACTACTGGGGAGCGCAGCGTCTCGGCCACGGCAAGGGCTACGAGTATCCTCACGACGATCCCCGGGGATGGGTGCCGCAGCAGTACCTCCCCGACGACATGCGGGAGGCGGTGTTCTACCGGCCGACGCCGCACGGTTTCGAGCAGGAGATCCGCACCCGCATGGACAACCTCGCCGCCGACGACAAGGAAGAGGACGACCCGACGTGA